A stretch of Rhododendron vialii isolate Sample 1 chromosome 4a, ASM3025357v1 DNA encodes these proteins:
- the LOC131324613 gene encoding lichenase-like has protein sequence MNMAPLTSISPSTSFMAAALLLIGSIFISNLEITGAGPVGVCYGMMGNNLPPASDVVALYKQHRIARMRIYDPDQRALQALRGSNIELMIGVPNGDLQSLSNPSNANSWVQRNIKSYWPDVKFRYIAVGNEVSPNSGTAHFVLPAMRNVYNALASAGLSQIKVSTAIDTTLIGTSYPPSQGNFRDDYRWYLDPIIWFLSDAKSPVLANIYPYFAHTGNPGSISLEYALFRSSSVVVWDGSRGYQNLFDAMLDSLIAALGRAWGGHLEVVISETGWPSAGGAATSVDNAATYVDNMIRHAKKGTPMRPNKAIETYIFAMFDENNKEPAYEKHFGQFYPNKQAKWPLDFSGERIWDISAENNTSVYLSSDM, from the exons ATGAACATGGCTCCCTTAACTAGCATTAGTCCTAGTACTTCTTTCATGGCTGCCGCCTTGCTTCTTATTGGATCAATATTCATTTCGAACCTTGAAATAACAG GTGCAGGGCCAGTCGGTGTATGCTACGGAATGATGGGCAACAATCTCCCACCAGCATCAGACGTCGTAGCTCTCTACAAACAACACAGAATCGCACGGATGAGAATCTACGATCCAGATCAAAGGGCCCTACAAGCACTGAGAGGATCCAACATTGAGCTCATGATAGGGGTCCCAAACGGAGATCTCCAAAGTCTGTCTAACCCTTCAAATGCTAATTCTTGGGTTCAAAGAAATATAAAGAGTTATTGGCCGGACGTTAAGTTCCGTTACATAGCCGTTGGAAATGAAGTTAGCCCTAATTCCGGGACTGCACACTTTGTTCTTCCTGCCATGAGGAACGTTTACAATGCCCTTGCTTCAGCCGGTCTTAGCCAAATCAAGGTCTCAACTGCAATTGACACGACCCTCATCGGGACATCCTACCCTCCATCCCAAGGTAATTTCAGAGACGACTACCGGTGGTATTTGGACCCGATTATCTGGTTCTTGAGCGACGCTAAGTCCCCAGTGCTCGCCAACATCTACCCTTATTTTGCCCACACAGGCAACCCCGGTTCCATCTCGCTCGAGTATGCCTTGTTCAGATCCTCATCAGTGGTCGTGTGGGATGGCAGTCGTGGGTACCAAAACCTATTTGACGCCATGCTTGATAGTCTGATCGCCGCGCTGGGGAGGGCTTGGGGTGGCCACCTAGAGGTGGTGATATCCGAGACTGGGTGGCCATCGGCAGGTGGGGCCGCGACTTCAGTGGATAATGCGGCCACTTACGTCGATAACATGATTCGACATGCGAAAAAAGGAACTCCCATGAGGCCCAACAAGGCCATTGAGACTTACATATTTGCCATGTTTGATGAGAACAACAAAGAGCCTGCATACGAAAAACATTTCGGACAATTCTACCCTAATAAACAAGCGAAATGGCCACTCGATTTCTCTGGCGAAAGGATTTGGGATATCTCTGCTGAAAATAACACTTCAGTTTATCTGAGCAGCGAcatgtaa